A window from Ardenticatena maritima encodes these proteins:
- the rsmI gene encoding 16S rRNA (cytidine(1402)-2'-O)-methyltransferase, producing MGTLYIVGTPIGNLEDITLRALRILREVQLIAAEDTRHTRKLLAHYDIHTPLTSYHEHNRFTKLPAILDALARGDVALVSDAGMPGISDPGAELVQAAVQAGHTVSPVPGPSALIAALVASGLPTEAFAFFGFLPRKAEERRARLRDLADWPHTLIFYEAPHRLAATLADMVAVLGGERRIVIARELTKLHEAFWRGTLAEAVNMVRETPPRGEITLVVEGAAPQEATEPQQWTREQVETALRRLAAEGITGARAVKQVARLSGWPRDEVYAAWLRMTPEEDETEEETEP from the coding sequence GTGGGCACGCTCTACATTGTCGGGACACCCATCGGCAATCTGGAAGATATCACCTTGCGCGCCTTGCGCATTCTGCGTGAGGTGCAGTTAATTGCCGCCGAAGATACACGCCACACGCGCAAACTCTTGGCGCATTATGACATTCACACGCCGCTCACCAGTTATCACGAACACAACCGCTTCACCAAACTCCCCGCCATTCTCGACGCCCTGGCGCGCGGCGACGTGGCGCTCGTCTCCGACGCCGGCATGCCCGGCATCAGCGACCCCGGCGCCGAATTGGTGCAGGCGGCGGTACAAGCCGGCCACACCGTCTCGCCGGTGCCGGGACCGTCGGCGCTGATTGCCGCGCTGGTGGCGAGCGGCTTGCCCACAGAGGCGTTTGCCTTCTTTGGCTTCTTGCCCCGCAAGGCGGAAGAACGCCGCGCACGCCTGCGCGACCTGGCGGACTGGCCGCATACGCTCATCTTCTACGAAGCCCCGCACCGCCTGGCGGCCACCCTTGCCGACATGGTCGCCGTGCTGGGCGGAGAGCGGCGCATTGTCATCGCACGCGAATTGACCAAATTGCATGAAGCCTTTTGGCGCGGTACACTCGCCGAGGCGGTGAACATGGTGCGCGAAACGCCGCCGCGTGGCGAAATCACGCTGGTGGTGGAAGGCGCCGCACCGCAAGAGGCGACCGAGCCGCAACAGTGGACGCGCGAACAAGTCGAAACAGCGTTGCGCCGTCTCGCCGCCGAGGGCATCACAGGGGCGCGCGCCGTCAAGCAAGTGGCGCGATTGTCGGGCTGGCCGCGCGACGAAGTCTATGCCGCATGGTTGCGCATGACGCCCGAAGAAGACGAAACCGAGGAGGAAACAGAACCATGA
- a CDS encoding cystathionine beta-synthase has protein sequence MLKVTEPVWLPPTGTLPHGVYESILDTIGRTPLVKLKKVTRGLKPTVLAKCEFMNPGGSVKDRIGIAIVEDAERRGLLKPGGTIVEATSGNTGVGLAIAAAVKGYRAVFVMPDKMSEEKIRLLRAFGARVVITPTAVAPDDPRSYYSVSKQIVEETPNAILANQYYNPANPIAHYYTTGPEIWEGTEGRITHFVAGMGTGGTITGTGKYLKEQNPNIQVIGVDPIGSILHDYFYTREIPPAHTYKVEGIGEDILPGTLDFDYIDRVIQVTDRDSFLMTRRLVREEGLFCGGSSGSAVWAALQVAREAGPDDVIVVILPDSGSRYLSKIFDDDWMRENRFLDYSLLGEGRVVDVLALKGDQEVITATPKERKVDVIRKLKQYDISQVVVVDEEGRYLGVVSEMDLLEHLLSATHTHARDETIEDIISTNVPLVGPETSVDALAEAFVQSNVVVVVNSDNTVAGILTKIDLIDYMAKQLR, from the coding sequence ATGTTGAAAGTGACGGAACCCGTCTGGCTGCCGCCGACGGGCACCCTGCCGCATGGGGTGTATGAAAGTATTCTCGATACGATTGGGCGCACGCCGCTCGTCAAACTCAAAAAAGTCACGCGTGGGCTCAAACCGACCGTGCTCGCCAAATGTGAATTCATGAACCCCGGCGGCTCGGTCAAAGACCGCATTGGGATTGCCATTGTGGAAGACGCCGAAAGACGCGGCTTGTTGAAGCCCGGTGGCACCATCGTCGAAGCAACGTCGGGGAACACGGGCGTTGGGCTGGCGATTGCCGCCGCAGTCAAGGGCTACCGCGCTGTGTTCGTCATGCCCGACAAGATGAGCGAGGAAAAAATCCGCCTGCTGCGCGCTTTCGGGGCGCGTGTCGTGATCACGCCAACGGCGGTTGCGCCGGATGACCCGCGCAGTTATTACAGCGTCTCGAAGCAAATTGTCGAAGAAACGCCGAACGCCATTCTCGCCAACCAGTACTACAACCCCGCCAACCCCATCGCCCACTACTACACAACCGGTCCCGAAATTTGGGAAGGCACGGAGGGGCGCATCACCCACTTTGTCGCCGGCATGGGCACAGGGGGCACCATTACCGGCACGGGCAAGTATCTCAAAGAACAGAACCCCAACATTCAGGTCATTGGTGTGGACCCCATTGGTTCCATTTTGCATGATTACTTCTACACCCGTGAAATACCGCCCGCCCACACGTACAAGGTGGAAGGCATCGGCGAGGATATTCTGCCCGGCACGCTCGATTTTGACTACATTGACCGCGTCATCCAGGTGACCGACCGCGACAGTTTTCTCATGACGCGCCGTCTGGTGCGCGAAGAAGGCTTGTTCTGCGGCGGTTCCAGCGGTTCAGCGGTCTGGGCGGCGTTGCAGGTGGCGCGTGAAGCAGGACCCGACGATGTGATTGTAGTCATTCTGCCCGACAGTGGGTCGCGCTACCTCAGCAAGATTTTTGATGATGATTGGATGCGCGAAAACCGCTTCCTCGATTACAGTTTGCTGGGTGAAGGGCGTGTGGTGGATGTGTTGGCGTTGAAAGGCGACCAGGAAGTGATTACCGCCACGCCCAAAGAGCGCAAAGTGGACGTCATCCGCAAGTTGAAGCAGTACGACATCTCGCAAGTGGTGGTGGTGGATGAAGAAGGGCGCTACCTTGGCGTGGTCAGCGAAATGGATTTGCTGGAACACTTGCTGAGCGCCACGCACACACACGCCCGCGATGAAACCATCGAGGACATCATCTCCACGAACGTGCCGCTGGTGGGACCCGAAACGAGCGTTGACGCGCTCGCCGAAGCCTTTGTGCAGTCGAATGTGGTGGTTGTCGTCAACAGCGACAACACAGTGGCGGGCATTCTCACCAAGATTGACTTGATTGATTACATGGCGAAACAACTGCGCTAA
- a CDS encoding bifunctional phosphoglucose/phosphomannose isomerase, with the protein MKTTILDTPEQFATLDPENMLARIAEFPQQILSAWNVVQNTALPSALGEQVDAVLVLGMGGSAIGGDLVAGLVQETGRVPVLVHRGYGLPGWVNERTLVIASSYSGNTEETLSGWRAAAERGAQRLAITTGGQLAREANEARVPLVSFAYAAQPRAALGYSFTLLLGVLSRLGFIADPTETLMAAVRHLEDVGSGWQPDVPTEENSAKQLAVWYAEGLPVIFGAEHLGAVARRWTTQINENSKAWAVWNEIPELNHNVVVGLPYPKTLLPHLRITNLRSPFYHPRNTRRFEITRELVEREGIPQRDVHVSAETPLAEMLALIWLGDYVSYYQAMLNGVDPTPVEAIAYLKGELAKA; encoded by the coding sequence ATGAAGACAACCATTCTGGATACGCCGGAGCAATTCGCCACACTCGACCCTGAGAACATGCTCGCACGCATTGCGGAATTCCCGCAGCAAATCCTTTCCGCCTGGAATGTTGTGCAGAACACGGCGCTTCCCTCAGCGTTGGGCGAGCAGGTGGACGCCGTTCTGGTGCTTGGCATGGGGGGCAGCGCCATCGGGGGCGACCTGGTGGCGGGGCTGGTGCAAGAGACCGGCCGCGTGCCCGTGCTGGTGCACCGTGGCTACGGGCTCCCCGGCTGGGTCAACGAGCGCACGCTGGTGATTGCTTCGAGTTATAGCGGCAACACCGAAGAAACGCTGAGCGGGTGGCGCGCCGCCGCGGAACGGGGCGCACAGCGCCTGGCAATCACCACGGGCGGGCAACTGGCGCGCGAAGCCAACGAGGCGCGTGTGCCGCTCGTCAGTTTCGCCTACGCAGCGCAACCGCGCGCCGCTTTGGGGTACAGTTTCACGCTGTTGCTGGGCGTGTTGAGCCGCCTGGGCTTCATCGCCGACCCCACCGAGACACTCATGGCGGCGGTCCGCCACCTGGAAGACGTGGGAAGCGGCTGGCAACCTGACGTTCCCACCGAGGAAAACAGCGCCAAGCAACTGGCGGTCTGGTACGCCGAGGGGTTGCCCGTCATCTTTGGGGCGGAGCATTTGGGCGCGGTCGCCCGCCGCTGGACTACCCAAATCAACGAAAACAGCAAAGCCTGGGCGGTCTGGAACGAAATCCCCGAATTGAACCACAACGTCGTCGTGGGCTTGCCCTATCCCAAAACGCTGCTCCCCCACTTGCGCATCACCAACCTGCGCTCGCCCTTCTACCACCCACGCAATACGCGCCGCTTTGAGATTACGCGCGAACTGGTGGAGCGCGAAGGCATTCCCCAACGTGATGTGCATGTGTCCGCCGAAACCCCGCTGGCGGAAATGCTCGCGTTGATCTGGCTGGGGGACTACGTGAGTTATTACCAGGCAATGCTCAACGGGGTGGATCCCACGCCGGTTGAAGCGATTGCGTACTTGAAAGGCGAATTGGCGAAGGCATGA
- a CDS encoding cystathionine gamma-synthase, with amino-acid sequence MRDETNLHIETLTIHGGQSPEPTTGAVMPPIFQTSTYAQRAPGEHKGYEYSRTDNPTRHKLEANLASLDGARYGLAFASGMAAITTIMMLLREGDHVVAMDDLYGGTVRLFEQVLRQFGLDFTYVDMTNPDNLDAALQPNTRIVWVETPTNPLLKIVDLAAVTAKAHAAGALVVCDNTFLSPYFQRPLEFGVDMVLYSTTKYLNGHSDVVGGAIVTNHEDLFQRLKFLQNAVGAVPGPMDCWLTLRGIKTLHVRMDRHQANAMRIAEWLEAHPKVRRVYYPGLPSHPQHELAVRQQRGFGGMVTALLDTDLEGTRRFLSAVRLFTLAESLGGVESLIEHPAIMTHASLPPERRAALGIGDSLVRLSIGIEHVDDLIADLEQALATI; translated from the coding sequence ATGCGTGACGAAACGAACCTGCACATTGAAACGTTGACCATTCACGGGGGGCAATCGCCCGAACCGACAACGGGGGCGGTGATGCCCCCCATCTTTCAAACATCCACCTACGCGCAACGTGCGCCGGGCGAACACAAAGGCTACGAGTATTCGCGTACCGACAACCCGACGCGCCACAAACTCGAAGCCAACCTCGCCTCGCTCGATGGCGCACGCTACGGGCTGGCGTTTGCGTCGGGCATGGCCGCCATCACTACCATCATGATGCTGTTGCGCGAAGGCGACCATGTGGTGGCGATGGACGACCTCTACGGCGGGACGGTGCGCTTGTTCGAGCAAGTGCTCCGCCAATTCGGGCTGGATTTTACGTATGTGGACATGACAAACCCCGACAATCTGGATGCGGCGTTGCAGCCCAACACGCGCATTGTGTGGGTCGAGACGCCCACAAACCCCTTGCTGAAAATCGTGGACCTGGCGGCGGTGACGGCAAAAGCGCACGCGGCGGGGGCGCTGGTGGTATGCGACAACACCTTCCTCAGCCCCTATTTCCAGCGCCCGCTGGAATTTGGCGTGGACATGGTGCTTTATAGCACCACCAAGTACCTCAACGGGCATAGCGACGTGGTGGGTGGTGCGATTGTCACCAATCATGAGGACCTTTTCCAGCGGCTCAAATTCTTGCAGAACGCCGTTGGCGCTGTCCCTGGTCCTATGGATTGCTGGCTGACGCTGCGCGGTATCAAAACCTTGCATGTGCGCATGGACCGCCACCAGGCGAACGCCATGCGGATTGCCGAATGGCTGGAAGCGCACCCCAAAGTGCGGCGTGTCTACTACCCCGGCTTGCCCAGCCATCCCCAACACGAACTGGCGGTGCGCCAGCAACGCGGCTTTGGCGGCATGGTCACCGCCCTGCTCGATACCGATTTGGAGGGCACGCGCCGCTTTCTCAGCGCGGTACGGCTCTTCACATTGGCGGAAAGTTTGGGGGGCGTGGAATCCCTGATTGAGCACCCCGCCATCATGACGCATGCCAGCCTGCCGCCTGAACGACGCGCCGCGCTGGGGATTGGCGATTCGCTTGTGCGGCTCAGCATTGGGATTGAGCATGTGGATGATTTGATTGCCGACCTCGAACAAGCACTCGCAACCATCTAA